One stretch of Chitinophaga pendula DNA includes these proteins:
- a CDS encoding helix-turn-helix domain-containing protein, with amino-acid sequence MKHQTPRRINSISDFHKFRNLPMPEHPLISVVDYALIKPGTEDESQGFIFDFYSISLKRTTNAKLIYGQQEYDFDSGVLFFLAPNQAFNVKHSRKTTPAHTGWLLLIHPDFLWNTSLSAGIKKYEFFDYAVNEALFLSEREEILINNIIENIEQEYRSHIDKFSQNIIIAQIETLLNYSERFYQRQFVTRKITNHQVLQRLEEILDTHFADTDNGLPTVRHIARELNVSPGYLGALLKSLTGMNTQQHIHEKLIARAKEELCTTHLSVSEIAYKLGFEHLQSFSKLFKNKTGVTPQEFRQSFKNN; translated from the coding sequence ATGAAGCATCAGACGCCAAGACGGATAAACAGCATCAGCGATTTTCACAAATTCAGGAACTTGCCGATGCCTGAACATCCCTTAATTAGTGTGGTGGATTATGCCTTGATCAAACCTGGCACCGAAGATGAGTCCCAGGGGTTTATATTTGATTTTTATTCGATTTCACTAAAGAGGACGACCAATGCGAAATTGATTTATGGTCAGCAGGAATACGATTTCGACTCGGGCGTCCTTTTCTTTTTGGCGCCTAACCAGGCGTTCAATGTTAAACATAGCAGAAAAACAACACCAGCACACACAGGATGGCTATTGTTGATTCATCCGGATTTTCTATGGAATACATCGCTGTCTGCCGGCATAAAGAAGTACGAATTTTTCGATTACGCGGTTAATGAAGCGCTATTCCTTTCTGAAAGAGAAGAGATATTGATCAATAATATCATCGAAAATATCGAGCAGGAATACCGGTCACACATAGACAAATTCAGCCAGAACATTATTATTGCACAGATAGAAACTTTGCTGAACTACTCGGAGCGGTTTTACCAAAGGCAATTTGTCACGCGTAAGATTACCAACCACCAGGTATTGCAACGGTTGGAAGAAATACTCGATACCCACTTTGCAGATACCGACAACGGCCTGCCAACCGTCCGGCATATCGCCCGGGAATTAAATGTCTCCCCCGGCTACCTGGGGGCCTTGTTGAAATCCCTGACGGGAATGAACACGCAGCAGCACATTCATGAAAAACTGATTGCCAGGGCTAAAGAAGAATTGTGTACTACCCATCTGTCAGTCAGCGAGATCGCTTATAAACTGGGGTTCGAACATCTACAATCCTTCAGCAAATTATTCAAGAACAAAACAGGTGTCACCCCGCAGGAATTTCGACAGTCATTTAAAAATAATTAA
- a CDS encoding AraC family transcriptional regulator, producing the protein MNNVDTLIRIVDEHPTSIVVMRQQTEQRLPSHQHDKGQLLLVFGGIAYLQTAERDFYIPSSHYIWIPGQYAHNLVFNTQDLFIINIYFPNETKKAHAFYDELGIYSVSRLLSEMLAFCESWQGNFFANSWEYEFLITLKHLLPKENLERFSIQLPTTDDQRLNQITDYLRGALGDPVTLENTASRFGFSVRSLTRLFQSRLNTSFTQYLKMLRIIRAMELLKDTELSISEIAYEVGYSGISLFSNNFIQLTNMRPSAFRAML; encoded by the coding sequence ATGAATAATGTCGATACGCTGATAAGAATAGTGGATGAGCATCCCACGTCGATCGTTGTGATGCGACAACAAACGGAGCAACGGCTACCGTCCCATCAGCATGATAAAGGACAGCTTTTATTGGTGTTTGGAGGAATTGCTTATTTACAGACTGCAGAGCGGGATTTTTATATTCCTTCCAGCCACTACATTTGGATACCGGGGCAATATGCACACAACTTGGTATTTAATACCCAAGACTTATTTATTATCAATATCTATTTCCCCAATGAAACAAAAAAGGCTCATGCTTTTTATGATGAGCTGGGTATTTATTCTGTTAGTCGCTTACTGTCAGAAATGTTGGCCTTCTGCGAAAGCTGGCAGGGCAATTTTTTCGCTAACTCCTGGGAATATGAGTTCCTGATCACCCTCAAACACCTGCTGCCAAAAGAAAACCTGGAAAGATTTTCCATTCAGTTACCCACAACGGACGATCAGCGGCTGAACCAAATTACGGACTATTTAAGGGGCGCATTAGGAGACCCTGTTACACTGGAAAATACGGCCAGTAGATTTGGCTTCAGCGTACGTAGCTTGACGAGGCTTTTTCAAAGCAGGTTAAATACTTCCTTTACACAGTACCTGAAAATGTTACGTATCATTCGCGCCATGGAATTACTAAAGGATACGGAACTCAGCATTAGTGAGATTGCTTACGAGGTAGGATATTCCGGTATTTCTTTGTTCAGTAATAACTTTATACAACTTACAAATATGCGTCCTTCAGCTTTCAGGGCGATGCTTTAA
- a CDS encoding outer membrane beta-barrel family protein, giving the protein MKARLLLFIIPMLFGFSAIAQVTSVTISGIVKGRSDKSAMPYVNVIIKHVKDSSFVAGTITNEEGRFTIANINPGSYNLVISYIGYESILQPLFIGSLSAFLDIPPIELTEASTTLKTVSVTAEAPELSNKLDKKTYAVADNISQSGGSVLQTMQNLPGISVQDGKVQLRGNDKVTVLIDGKQTALTGFGSQYGLDNIPASAIDKIEVINNPSSKYDANGNAGIINIIMKKNKQSGWNGKVGFSAGLGSLWVRQDNLPTIRPQYKFTPKINPSIAINYRKNKVNLFLQADNLYTKTLNKNEFVTRTYDDGTVIRSQLKRNRNTNFLTTKAGVDWTIDNSNTLTVSGLYGSEKIIDHGDQPFFNGDLSQRRRLWQFLEDELKTTAMATAAYQHKFKEAGHLLNVGLNYTFHREDEKYFYDNFLISSKGTDAFKLLSDEQVYDLNIDYVKPLKYGRIETGIKLRNRSIPTNMDFRPGTNSVLDTTAGGWATYKELIPAVYGNYVFENAKWEAEVGLRIEYVRIQYDVNPNHKTYKSDGYNYTQPFPNLRLAYKFDDNNKISLFYNRRVDRPNEVDIRIFPKYDDAEIIKVGNPALRPQFTNSLELAYKTSWHTGYFYSALYHRFSDGTITRISSIVPGSTLVYAIFQNAGKSYNTGLEAVWNQKISPIYSFNLNGNLYRNQINAFTVHNLYPTPNTFSADQQHAISGNVKLNNTFHFSNGLDAQLTAVYLAPDILPQGKILTRFSVDLGVKKAIQKGKGEVFVNATDLFNTMIIKRAIQGTGFRYTSDDYYETQVIRLGYSYKF; this is encoded by the coding sequence ATGAAAGCTCGGTTACTTCTGTTTATTATTCCAATGCTCTTTGGATTTTCGGCAATTGCGCAGGTTACCAGTGTAACGATTTCGGGTATTGTGAAAGGCCGGTCTGATAAATCCGCGATGCCATATGTAAATGTGATCATAAAACATGTTAAGGATTCATCATTTGTTGCTGGAACCATTACCAATGAGGAAGGCCGCTTCACCATTGCCAATATTAATCCGGGCAGCTATAACCTGGTTATTTCCTATATAGGATATGAAAGTATCCTTCAACCGTTATTTATTGGCAGCCTGTCTGCCTTCCTGGACATTCCCCCTATCGAATTGACGGAAGCTTCTACCACGCTAAAAACCGTATCCGTTACCGCCGAGGCTCCTGAACTCAGTAACAAACTTGATAAAAAGACCTATGCTGTCGCAGACAATATTAGTCAAAGTGGGGGGTCGGTGTTACAGACCATGCAAAATCTTCCCGGCATTTCTGTACAGGATGGGAAAGTACAGTTACGCGGAAATGATAAAGTAACCGTTTTGATTGACGGGAAACAGACGGCGCTGACTGGTTTTGGTAGCCAGTATGGGTTGGATAATATCCCTGCCTCAGCGATTGACAAGATCGAAGTCATCAATAACCCTTCTTCGAAATATGATGCCAACGGCAATGCAGGTATTATCAATATTATCATGAAGAAAAACAAACAAAGCGGCTGGAACGGTAAAGTAGGGTTTTCTGCAGGACTTGGCTCACTTTGGGTAAGGCAGGATAACCTTCCGACCATACGGCCTCAATATAAGTTCACACCGAAGATCAATCCTTCAATTGCAATAAATTATCGTAAAAATAAGGTCAACCTATTTTTACAGGCGGATAATTTGTATACCAAGACGTTAAACAAGAATGAATTTGTAACGCGGACGTACGACGACGGCACTGTGATCCGTTCTCAGTTGAAAAGGAACAGGAACACAAACTTCCTCACAACAAAGGCCGGGGTAGACTGGACAATTGATAATAGCAATACGCTTACTGTTTCGGGATTGTATGGTAGTGAAAAGATCATCGACCACGGCGATCAGCCATTTTTCAATGGAGACCTGTCTCAGCGTCGTCGCCTCTGGCAGTTTCTTGAGGACGAACTGAAGACCACAGCGATGGCCACTGCTGCCTACCAGCATAAGTTCAAGGAGGCAGGTCACCTATTGAATGTAGGTTTAAACTATACCTTTCACCGCGAGGATGAAAAGTATTTCTATGACAACTTCTTAATATCTTCCAAGGGTACAGACGCGTTTAAGCTGTTATCTGATGAACAGGTGTACGATCTGAACATTGATTATGTGAAACCTTTGAAGTATGGACGTATTGAAACAGGGATTAAACTCCGGAACCGATCTATTCCTACGAACATGGATTTCAGGCCCGGCACTAATTCTGTACTAGATACAACTGCCGGTGGATGGGCTACTTATAAAGAGCTGATTCCCGCGGTATATGGGAACTATGTTTTCGAGAATGCCAAATGGGAGGCTGAAGTAGGCTTACGCATAGAGTATGTGAGGATACAATATGATGTAAATCCCAACCACAAGACCTACAAAAGCGACGGTTATAATTATACCCAGCCATTTCCCAATCTGCGACTTGCCTATAAATTCGATGATAACAATAAGATATCCCTTTTCTATAACCGCCGGGTTGACCGTCCTAATGAGGTTGATATCCGCATTTTCCCTAAATACGATGACGCAGAAATAATAAAAGTGGGTAACCCGGCCTTGCGTCCGCAATTTACTAATTCATTGGAGCTAGCCTATAAAACCAGCTGGCATACCGGCTATTTTTATTCCGCGTTATACCATCGCTTTTCGGACGGTACGATCACCCGCATATCAAGCATCGTTCCCGGCAGTACGCTCGTATATGCTATATTCCAGAATGCCGGAAAAAGCTACAATACAGGGCTGGAAGCAGTCTGGAATCAGAAGATCTCTCCGATATATTCCTTCAACCTGAATGGAAATCTTTACCGGAACCAGATCAACGCATTTACTGTACACAATCTGTATCCAACACCTAATACTTTTTCTGCGGACCAACAGCATGCTATCTCGGGGAATGTGAAGCTGAATAATACCTTTCACTTTTCAAATGGCCTGGACGCACAACTAACAGCTGTGTATTTAGCGCCGGACATTCTCCCACAGGGAAAGATATTAACCAGGTTTTCAGTAGATCTTGGTGTGAAGAAGGCTATTCAGAAAGGTAAAGGTGAAGTCTTTGTTAATGCAACAGATCTATTCAACACTATGATTATAAAGAGAGCAATCCAAGGTACAGGGTTCAGATATACGAGTGATGATTATTACGAAACGCAGGTAATACGGTTGGGTTACAGTTATAAATTCTAG
- a CDS encoding NmrA family NAD(P)-binding protein: MNIVVTGSLGNIGQPLTETLIKDGHSVKVISSHLERKESIERLGATAAIGNLADVDFLANAFKGADSAFCMIPPDYTNPDQLGYYETIARSYEQAVKASAIGRVVFLSSYGADLPAGTGFITGSYKSEQILNSITNIALTHIRPSFFYYNLLAFIGMIRSAGFIGSVYGGEDRLTMVAPKDIAVAVAEELTKTDNIKHIRYVASDDRTCREIAAVLGEAIGIPGLKWLVLPKEEVLRALKNNGMPEEFANKYVELGEAIHTGKLRADYDKHTPALGTVTLEAYAVEFAKVFADK; the protein is encoded by the coding sequence ATGAATATAGTAGTTACAGGGTCCTTGGGCAACATAGGACAACCACTCACAGAAACGCTTATTAAGGACGGCCATAGTGTCAAAGTAATAAGTAGCCATCTCGAAAGAAAAGAAAGTATTGAGCGATTAGGGGCAACAGCCGCAATAGGTAATTTGGCTGATGTTGATTTTTTAGCCAACGCGTTCAAGGGAGCTGACAGCGCATTCTGTATGATCCCACCCGACTATACAAATCCAGATCAGCTTGGTTATTACGAAACCATAGCCAGGTCGTATGAACAGGCTGTCAAAGCCTCCGCGATCGGTCGGGTAGTATTTCTTAGTAGCTATGGCGCTGATCTGCCAGCAGGCACGGGATTTATTACCGGTTCTTATAAGTCAGAACAAATACTCAATAGTATTACTAATATAGCCCTGACACATATCCGTCCCTCCTTTTTCTATTATAACCTGCTGGCATTTATAGGCATGATAAGATCGGCAGGCTTCATAGGCAGTGTATATGGTGGAGAAGACAGGTTAACCATGGTTGCTCCAAAGGACATCGCTGTGGCCGTTGCCGAAGAGCTGACTAAAACCGATAACATCAAACACATTCGATATGTAGCCAGTGATGATCGTACTTGCAGAGAAATCGCGGCTGTATTGGGAGAGGCCATTGGGATACCAGGCCTGAAATGGCTGGTGCTACCTAAAGAGGAAGTATTGAGAGCATTGAAAAACAATGGAATGCCGGAAGAGTTCGCCAATAAATATGTAGAATTAGGCGAAGCTATTCATACCGGAAAGCTAAGAGCGGACTATGACAAACATACCCCGGCATTGGGAACGGTAACTCTGGAAGCGTACGCCGTCGAATTTGCTAAAGTGTTTGCTGATAAATAA
- a CDS encoding sensor histidine kinase: MEKRTALKGNLLFWKIAAVFTIVLVVLGLVFGVIASTFSRSYYTAAHQQLFGDIAHHLATFTQPIRDGKPDTAVTHDIIHSTMVANPSVEVYLLDTDGNIIDFVVPDTTVQIRRVDIAVVKKWLTAKERERPMGDNPKLPHEPAIFSAAPVYENSRLSGYVYAVLASQKQREVLATVNNHLYLQLGVYIFFVTLIVAFIVGIATFLLLTNSIRKIANVVKRFKEGDYSARIEGNTKGDLGLLTTTFNGMADVIVSNIDRITATDKFRQELIANVSHDLRTPLSIMQGYVETLMIKKDKLSEKEQERYLTIVHASSQRLSGLVEQLFQYAKLEANLVIPEKERFLINELASDILMSYQLKAAARSIRLDLDATTDLPAIFADIALTERVLQNLLDNAFKFTPDGGHISIILSKEINGVKVQVADTGVGITTEDQQYIFERYKQLDKESSAKKGMGIGLAIVKKILELHHSTIDVVSERGKGTTFKFTMPA; the protein is encoded by the coding sequence ATGGAAAAACGTACAGCCTTAAAAGGCAACTTGCTTTTCTGGAAAATTGCAGCTGTATTTACGATAGTATTGGTTGTCCTGGGATTGGTATTTGGAGTAATCGCTTCGACCTTCTCCCGGTCTTATTATACGGCCGCCCACCAGCAATTGTTTGGCGATATTGCACATCACCTGGCTACCTTTACACAACCTATCCGGGATGGTAAGCCCGATACCGCAGTAACACATGATATTATACATTCCACAATGGTGGCAAATCCCAGTGTCGAAGTCTATTTACTCGATACTGACGGCAACATAATAGATTTTGTAGTGCCGGATACAACGGTACAAATACGTCGTGTCGATATTGCAGTCGTCAAAAAATGGCTGACAGCAAAGGAGCGGGAACGCCCCATGGGGGATAATCCCAAACTTCCGCATGAACCAGCTATTTTTTCTGCCGCACCCGTCTATGAAAACAGCCGGTTATCCGGTTATGTATACGCTGTCCTGGCCAGCCAAAAACAAAGAGAAGTACTTGCGACGGTAAACAATCATTTATACCTCCAGCTGGGGGTATACATTTTCTTTGTGACGTTGATAGTTGCCTTTATCGTAGGTATTGCCACTTTCCTTTTACTGACCAATAGCATCAGAAAGATAGCAAACGTTGTAAAACGCTTTAAAGAGGGAGATTATTCAGCCCGCATTGAAGGGAATACCAAAGGTGACCTGGGATTACTAACAACTACCTTTAATGGAATGGCAGATGTGATAGTAAGTAATATCGATAGGATAACCGCCACAGATAAATTCAGGCAGGAATTAATTGCCAATGTATCCCACGATCTTCGTACCCCGCTATCCATTATGCAGGGATATGTGGAGACATTAATGATCAAAAAAGATAAGCTATCGGAAAAAGAACAGGAGCGATATCTCACCATTGTTCACGCCAGCTCCCAAAGGCTATCTGGATTAGTAGAACAACTTTTTCAATATGCCAAGCTTGAAGCGAATCTGGTGATTCCGGAGAAAGAGCGCTTTTTGATAAATGAATTGGCCTCAGATATTTTGATGTCCTATCAGCTCAAAGCAGCGGCGCGGTCGATCCGGCTGGATCTTGATGCCACAACTGATCTCCCTGCCATCTTTGCCGACATTGCACTTACCGAACGCGTGCTACAGAATCTGCTGGACAATGCCTTTAAATTTACACCAGATGGTGGACATATCAGCATTATCCTTTCGAAAGAAATAAATGGTGTAAAAGTGCAGGTAGCTGATACCGGTGTAGGTATCACCACTGAAGACCAGCAGTATATTTTTGAACGCTATAAGCAGCTGGATAAAGAGTCATCCGCCAAAAAGGGAATGGGTATCGGACTGGCAATTGTCAAAAAAATACTGGAATTACACCATTCCACAATTGACGTTGTTAGTGAAAGAGGAAAAGGCACAACCTTTAAGTTTACAATGCCGGCTTAA
- a CDS encoding LytR/AlgR family response regulator transcription factor, whose amino-acid sequence MIETLLIIENERLNADRLVRLINILRPEIEIVGVIESIEGSMEWFSKNLPPDVILMDVQLSDGSTFELLDRVKVSSQVIFITAFDRHAIKAFKYNSVDYLLKPIDQRELQVALNKVDNILEEPARLSHEMLMHYLRPKDYRTRFLLPYKNGYKTILIEHIICFCSELKITYAKQWDGSVETIPQTLEELERQLNPRFFFRANRQYIVHIDAISHVSNDVNGKLKIYLKGGTGTDIIVSRDKSAQFKDWLDY is encoded by the coding sequence ATGATTGAAACACTACTGATTATTGAAAACGAAAGGCTCAATGCGGATAGGTTAGTTCGGCTGATTAATATATTACGTCCGGAGATTGAAATCGTCGGAGTGATTGAAAGTATAGAAGGTAGTATGGAATGGTTTAGCAAAAATCTTCCGCCTGATGTCATACTAATGGATGTACAACTATCTGATGGTTCAACATTTGAGTTACTTGATAGGGTCAAGGTGTCATCCCAAGTAATATTTATTACGGCTTTTGATAGGCATGCCATAAAAGCATTTAAATATAACAGTGTAGACTACTTATTAAAGCCTATCGATCAAAGGGAACTACAGGTAGCGTTAAATAAGGTAGATAACATACTGGAAGAGCCGGCCAGACTGTCACATGAAATGCTGATGCACTACCTCCGGCCTAAAGACTACCGTACCCGGTTTTTATTGCCATATAAGAATGGCTATAAAACAATTTTGATAGAGCATATCATCTGTTTCTGCTCCGAACTGAAAATAACTTACGCAAAACAGTGGGATGGTTCCGTTGAAACGATACCACAGACGCTCGAAGAATTAGAACGACAATTAAATCCCAGGTTTTTCTTCCGGGCAAATCGCCAATATATTGTTCATATTGATGCCATCAGCCATGTAAGTAATGATGTGAACGGGAAATTAAAGATCTATCTGAAAGGTGGAACGGGAACAGATATTATTGTTAGTCGTGATAAATCCGCTCAATTTAAAGATTGGTTAGATTACTAA
- a CDS encoding response regulator transcription factor, with translation MNTMQKVLIIEDDREIIELLEIHLKDLGGEVYAVEDGQEGLTVARDNKFDLIILDLMLPGLNGMEICRKIRQTDRYTPILMLTARSEEIDKVIGLETGADDYLTKPFSVREFIARVKVIFRRNEQNVSPGPIRDNATLIQYDGLTIDLDKRKVALHELRIDLSPKEFELLALLASRPGKSYTRKQLLNLVWGYDFEGYEHTVNSHINRLRGKIEADVSTPKYILTTWGVGYRFNEEL, from the coding sequence ATGAACACCATGCAAAAAGTACTCATCATTGAAGATGACCGGGAAATAATAGAACTGCTGGAGATCCATTTGAAGGATCTCGGGGGTGAAGTGTATGCGGTCGAAGACGGGCAGGAGGGCCTGACGGTAGCCAGAGACAATAAGTTCGATCTCATCATATTGGACCTGATGTTACCTGGCCTGAATGGTATGGAAATATGTAGGAAGATCCGGCAAACCGATCGTTATACACCTATCCTGATGCTGACGGCCCGGTCGGAAGAAATTGATAAAGTCATCGGATTGGAAACCGGTGCAGACGATTACCTGACCAAACCGTTTAGTGTAAGAGAGTTTATAGCGCGCGTAAAAGTCATTTTCAGGAGAAACGAACAAAATGTGTCTCCCGGACCTATCCGGGATAATGCCACCTTAATACAGTACGATGGGTTGACAATAGATTTGGACAAAAGGAAAGTCGCTTTACATGAACTACGGATAGATCTTTCACCCAAGGAGTTTGAATTATTAGCTTTACTCGCATCCAGACCGGGAAAAAGCTATACCCGCAAACAATTACTCAACCTGGTGTGGGGCTACGATTTTGAGGGGTATGAACATACCGTCAACAGTCATATCAATCGTTTGAGAGGAAAGATAGAAGCAGATGTCTCAACCCCGAAATATATTCTAACTACCTGGGGCGTAGGTTACAGGTTTAACGAGGAATTATAA
- a CDS encoding TolC family protein: MQLYKYLIPLSFFSLPAILHAQRVADEPMTLEKIWLITDTANRQLKLADLEKAESAMDVRISRDKLLPQLAVAGDLAIRTNMPIYTKGLLSKPDIIPISRLGYRFGYNLDFNLYNGGKDRRYIEIKKKEALRQENENALRRNNLRYTVATAYYNLYKFLQFRSFLSNEIATEKKQLATIESFYRNGIVLKSDVLRSEVKISQLELTLSDVEKSIMVARQRLNMLMGRGDEELLTITPPEILESAAPLLYADYGDYVAIALNRSPDYKLSMDNLKISELNIQQIKAELLPRVSFFSNYLLTYPQTSFYPYSNDPWGFTQAGIKVALSLDSFYKNRHLSAKAMLINRQEAEKVRIKRDEITMDIREAYLRYEQALESVKTATAQIKQHTESVRVIRSSYLNQESLLTDLLDAESALLEANFNLVAAEVDVRLDYIGLLVKTGIL; encoded by the coding sequence ATGCAACTATATAAATACTTAATTCCCCTCTCCTTTTTCTCTTTGCCAGCAATCCTTCATGCGCAACGGGTTGCAGACGAGCCGATGACATTGGAAAAGATCTGGCTGATCACTGATACTGCCAACAGACAATTGAAGCTTGCCGACCTGGAGAAAGCGGAAAGTGCCATGGATGTGAGGATATCCAGGGATAAGCTCCTTCCTCAGCTTGCTGTAGCTGGAGACCTGGCTATACGGACAAATATGCCGATCTATACAAAAGGGTTACTGTCAAAGCCGGATATCATACCTATTTCCAGGTTAGGATACCGATTTGGCTACAACCTGGATTTCAATCTTTACAATGGGGGGAAAGACAGGCGCTATATCGAGATTAAAAAAAAGGAAGCATTGCGCCAGGAAAACGAAAATGCATTAAGACGAAACAATCTCCGTTATACTGTTGCGACGGCATATTACAATCTGTATAAGTTCTTGCAATTCCGGTCCTTTTTATCCAATGAGATTGCCACTGAAAAAAAACAGCTGGCAACGATTGAGAGCTTTTATCGCAATGGCATCGTGTTAAAAAGCGATGTACTAAGAAGTGAGGTAAAGATATCTCAGCTGGAGTTGACCTTATCCGACGTCGAAAAGAGTATTATGGTGGCCCGGCAGCGCCTGAATATGCTCATGGGGCGTGGAGACGAGGAGCTGCTCACTATCACGCCCCCGGAAATTCTGGAATCGGCAGCGCCCCTACTTTATGCGGATTATGGCGACTATGTAGCCATTGCCCTTAATCGGTCTCCGGATTATAAGCTTTCGATGGATAATTTAAAGATCAGTGAGCTGAATATCCAACAGATCAAAGCTGAATTGCTGCCCAGGGTTTCGTTCTTTTCCAACTATTTGCTTACGTATCCGCAAACCAGTTTCTATCCTTATTCCAATGATCCCTGGGGCTTTACCCAGGCCGGGATAAAGGTGGCCCTTTCCCTTGATAGTTTCTACAAGAACAGGCATTTATCTGCAAAGGCGATGCTCATAAACCGGCAGGAGGCGGAGAAGGTGCGTATAAAGAGGGATGAGATCACCATGGACATCCGGGAGGCCTATCTACGTTACGAACAGGCCTTGGAAAGCGTAAAAACAGCAACAGCACAGATCAAACAGCATACAGAAAGTGTGCGGGTGATCCGCAGCAGTTATTTAAACCAGGAATCATTGCTGACGGACCTGTTGGATGCAGAAAGCGCACTGCTGGAAGCCAATTTCAACCTAGTTGCTGCTGAGGTGGATGTGAGATTAGATTACATCGGGCTCTTAGTAAAAACAGGGATACTTTAA
- a CDS encoding spondin domain-containing protein: MQKNILKSVTILSIASFLASCSKGDDMPPVQSNTITIENVLASKPLVESGTFKGTGTAPVILPGQQVSFSFYAAKNQRLTFASMYGWSNDLFFAPANPGIKLYNDDGSPITGDVSAQIKLWDNGTRVNQVPGANVMHPGTAEATQKSIKEVNGMDDYGNSYVAASQLMNVSLAYDGDSKFTITIKNTSGGTANATPFSPGVWAISYVAGNKLLLPEPIYSAGKPTANGLTNIAEMGDVTMLGSYLTQNTGIFTPLSPVLVVVYNGTENPFYKTGEKDRGEGLKDLAQKGNADILAAALKSKPGVKSVYVLKDPTNTVLLPAINNAAGGKVSQLLSLQPGDKIAIATMYGFSNDWFFATTGNDIAGNQKGDVTGSIGLFDNGTAVDQYPGAGVTQANLAGTPLTESKPIQTVPNPNAFNTLPTVANIIKVTLQ, encoded by the coding sequence ATGCAAAAGAATATCCTGAAGTCAGTTACAATTTTGTCGATTGCCAGTTTTCTGGCATCCTGCAGTAAGGGAGATGATATGCCTCCTGTGCAGTCCAACACTATTACGATCGAAAATGTCCTTGCCAGTAAACCATTGGTTGAATCCGGCACATTCAAAGGCACCGGTACTGCGCCGGTAATACTTCCCGGGCAGCAGGTGTCATTTTCCTTTTATGCTGCCAAGAACCAGCGTCTCACGTTTGCATCTATGTATGGCTGGAGTAATGATCTGTTCTTTGCACCCGCTAATCCCGGTATTAAATTATATAACGATGATGGCAGTCCAATAACAGGTGATGTATCTGCGCAGATAAAACTCTGGGATAACGGAACGCGGGTGAACCAGGTACCGGGAGCCAATGTAATGCATCCAGGCACGGCGGAAGCTACTCAGAAAAGTATTAAGGAGGTGAATGGAATGGATGATTATGGAAACAGCTATGTAGCTGCTTCTCAACTGATGAATGTATCGTTAGCTTATGACGGTGATTCCAAATTTACGATCACCATAAAAAACACTTCGGGAGGCACTGCTAATGCAACTCCTTTCAGTCCGGGCGTATGGGCCATTTCATATGTCGCGGGCAATAAACTGTTGTTGCCTGAACCAATCTATTCGGCCGGCAAACCCACAGCTAATGGTCTTACCAACATTGCTGAAATGGGCGACGTGACCATGCTTGGTAGCTATCTCACTCAAAATACCGGCATTTTCACCCCATTATCTCCTGTACTGGTAGTGGTATATAATGGCACTGAAAACCCCTTCTACAAGACAGGTGAAAAAGATCGTGGAGAAGGATTAAAAGATCTGGCTCAGAAAGGGAATGCGGATATACTGGCAGCTGCTCTTAAAAGTAAGCCCGGTGTAAAAAGTGTTTATGTACTGAAAGATCCTACCAATACCGTGTTACTTCCAGCTATAAATAATGCTGCGGGCGGTAAGGTCTCTCAGCTGTTATCGCTACAGCCAGGCGATAAGATTGCCATCGCTACAATGTACGGCTTTTCCAACGACTGGTTCTTCGCTACTACTGGAAATGATATTGCGGGTAACCAAAAAGGGGACGTGACCGGATCGATAGGTTTATTTGATAACGGTACCGCTGTGGATCAATACCCCGGTGCGGGAGTTACGCAGGCCAACTTAGCCGGCACACCACTGACAGAAAGTAAACCCATCCAGACGGTTCCCAATCCCAATGCATTCAACACATTACCTACAGTTGCCAATATCATCAAGGTAACATTGCAGTAA